A part of Fusobacterium simiae genomic DNA contains:
- a CDS encoding LpxI family protein yields MEKIGLIVGNGKFPLYFIEEAKNSNISIYPIGLFPSVDEEIKKLDNYAEFNVGHIGEIIKYLLLRDVTKIVMLGKVEKKLIFENLILDKYGEKIMEIVPDNKDETLLFAIIGFIRLSGIKVLPQSYLMKKFIFETKCYTEKEPNFDDEKTISIGIEAARLLSRVDVGQTVVCRDRAVIAVEGIEGTDETLKRAGQYSDKDNILIKMSRPQQDMRVDVPVIGLNTVETAIKNGFKGIVAQAKKMIFLNQKECIELANKNNIFIIGKKI; encoded by the coding sequence ATGGAGAAAATAGGACTTATTGTAGGAAATGGAAAGTTCCCACTGTATTTTATAGAGGAGGCTAAAAATAGTAATATTTCAATATATCCAATAGGTCTTTTTCCCTCTGTTGATGAAGAAATAAAAAAACTAGATAACTATGCAGAGTTCAATGTTGGTCATATTGGAGAGATAATAAAATATTTACTTTTAAGAGATGTAACTAAAATTGTGATGCTTGGAAAAGTTGAAAAAAAATTAATTTTTGAGAATTTAATACTTGATAAATATGGAGAGAAAATAATGGAGATTGTTCCAGATAATAAAGATGAAACTCTCCTTTTTGCAATTATTGGATTTATAAGATTAAGTGGTATAAAAGTTTTACCTCAAAGCTATTTAATGAAAAAATTTATTTTTGAAACTAAATGTTATACAGAAAAAGAGCCTAACTTTGATGATGAAAAGACTATCTCTATTGGAATTGAAGCTGCAAGACTTTTGAGTAGAGTTGATGTTGGACAAACTGTTGTTTGTAGAGATAGGGCGGTTATTGCTGTTGAAGGTATAGAAGGAACAGATGAAACTTTAAAAAGAGCTGGACAATATTCTGATAAAGATAATATTTTGATAAAAATGTCAAGACCTCAACAAGATATGAGAGTAGATGTGCCAGTTATTGGACTTAATACAGTTGAAACTGCTATAAAAAATGGTTTTAAAGGTATAGTTGCACAAGCTAAAAAGATGATATTTTTAAATCAAAAGGAATGTATAGAGTTGGCTAATAAGAATAATATTTTTATTATTGGAAAGAAAATCTAG
- the lpxB gene encoding lipid-A-disaccharide synthase, producing the protein MKFFVSTGEASGDLHLSYLVKSVKARYKDVDFVGVAGEKSQKEGVKILQDINELAIMGFTEVFKKYKFLKQKAYEYLQYIKDNQIKNVILVDYGGFNVKFLELLKNEIKDIKIFYYIPPKVWIWGEKRVEKLRLADYIMVIFPWEVDFYKKHNIEAIYFGNPFTDFYKKVERTGNKILLLPGSRRQEIKAMLPVFEEIINDLKKDKFILKLNSNQDLKYVENFKKYDNVEIVIDKKLKDIVSDCKLSVATSGTITLELALLGLPSIVVYKTTFINYLIGKYILKIGYISLPNLVLNDEIFPELIQKDCEAKNIEKYMKKILENLPEIERKIENMRKKVEGKAVVENYADFLVKEGK; encoded by the coding sequence ATGAAATTTTTTGTTTCAACAGGAGAGGCTTCTGGAGATTTACACCTGTCTTATTTAGTAAAAAGTGTGAAAGCAAGATATAAAGATGTAGATTTTGTCGGAGTGGCAGGAGAAAAATCTCAAAAAGAGGGAGTGAAAATACTTCAAGATATTAATGAACTTGCTATCATGGGCTTTACAGAAGTTTTTAAAAAATATAAGTTTTTAAAACAGAAAGCCTATGAATATTTACAGTATATTAAAGACAATCAAATTAAAAATGTAATTTTAGTTGATTATGGAGGTTTTAATGTAAAATTTTTAGAACTCTTAAAAAATGAAATTAAAGATATAAAAATTTTTTACTATATTCCACCAAAAGTTTGGATATGGGGAGAAAAAAGAGTTGAAAAGTTAAGACTTGCAGACTATATTATGGTTATCTTCCCTTGGGAAGTAGATTTTTATAAAAAACATAATATAGAGGCTATATATTTTGGAAATCCTTTTACGGATTTCTATAAAAAAGTTGAAAGAACTGGAAATAAAATCTTATTGCTTCCAGGAAGCAGAAGACAGGAAATAAAGGCTATGTTGCCAGTTTTTGAAGAAATTATAAATGATTTAAAAAAAGATAAATTTATTTTAAAATTAAATTCAAATCAAGATTTAAAGTATGTAGAAAATTTTAAAAAATATGATAATGTTGAAATTGTTATTGATAAAAAATTAAAAGATATAGTTTCAGATTGCAAACTGTCAGTTGCAACCTCTGGAACGATAACTCTTGAATTAGCACTTTTAGGGTTGCCTAGTATAGTTGTGTATAAAACAACTTTCATTAATTATTTAATAGGTAAATATATTTTAAAGATAGGTTATATATCTTTACCAAATTTAGTTTTAAATGATGAGATTTTTCCAGAACTTATTCAAAAAGATTGTGAAGCTAAAAATATTGAAAAATATATGAAAAAGATTTTGGAAAATTTGCCAGAAATTGAAAGAAAAATTGAAAATATGAGAAAAAAAGTTGAAGGAAAAGCTGTTGTAGAAAATTATGCAGATTTTCTTGTTAAGGAAGGAAAATGA
- the fabZ gene encoding 3-hydroxyacyl-ACP dehydratase FabZ, with the protein MLDILEIMKRIPHRYPFLLVDRILEMDKENQSIKGKKNVTMNEEFFNGHFPGHPIMPGVLVIEGMAQCLGVLVMESALGKVPYFAAIENTKFRNPVKPGDTLIYDVKVDKVKRNFVKASGKTYVDDAVVAEASFTFVIADA; encoded by the coding sequence ATGTTAGATATTTTAGAAATAATGAAAAGGATACCACACAGATACCCATTTTTGTTAGTTGATAGAATTTTGGAAATGGACAAAGAAAATCAATCAATAAAAGGGAAAAAAAATGTTACAATGAATGAAGAATTTTTTAATGGACATTTTCCAGGACATCCTATTATGCCAGGAGTTTTAGTGATTGAAGGTATGGCCCAATGTTTAGGAGTTTTAGTTATGGAAAGTGCTCTTGGAAAAGTTCCATATTTTGCAGCAATAGAAAATACAAAATTTAGAAATCCTGTTAAACCTGGTGATACTCTAATCTATGATGTAAAAGTTGACAAAGTAAAAAGAAATTTTGTTAAAGCATCAGGAAAAACTTATGTAGATGATGCAGTAGTTGCAGAAGCAAGTTTTACATTTGTAATTGCAGATGCATAA
- the lpxA gene encoding acyl-ACP--UDP-N-acetylglucosamine O-acyltransferase, which translates to MVDIHKTAIIEDGATIEDGVTIGPYCIVGKDVIIKKGTVLQSHVVVEGITEIGENNTIYSFVSIGKANQDLKYKGEPTKTIIGNNNSIREFVTIHRGTDDRWETRIGNGNLLMAYVHVAHDVIVGDDCILANSVTLAGHVVVDSHAIIGGLTPIHQFTRIGSYSMVGGASGVNQDICPFVLAEGNKAVIRGLNSVGLRRRGFSDEEISNLKKAYRILFRQGLQLKDALEELEKNFSEDKNVKYLVDFIKSSDRGIAR; encoded by the coding sequence ATGGTAGATATACATAAAACAGCTATTATAGAAGATGGGGCTACCATAGAAGATGGAGTTACAATAGGTCCTTACTGTATAGTTGGAAAAGATGTAATAATAAAAAAAGGTACCGTTTTACAATCTCATGTTGTTGTAGAGGGGATAACAGAGATAGGAGAAAATAATACCATTTACTCTTTTGTTTCAATAGGAAAAGCAAATCAAGATTTAAAATATAAAGGTGAACCTACAAAAACTATTATAGGAAATAACAATTCTATAAGAGAATTTGTAACTATCCACAGAGGTACTGATGACAGGTGGGAAACTAGAATAGGAAATGGAAATCTTCTTATGGCTTATGTACATGTTGCCCATGATGTTATTGTTGGTGATGATTGTATACTTGCAAATAGTGTTACTTTGGCAGGACATGTTGTTGTGGATAGTCATGCAATAATAGGGGGACTTACTCCTATCCATCAATTTACAAGAATAGGTTCTTATTCTATGGTTGGTGGAGCAAGTGGAGTAAATCAAGATATTTGTCCTTTTGTTTTAGCTGAGGGTAATAAGGCAGTTATAAGAGGTTTAAATAGTGTTGGATTAAGAAGAAGAGGTTTTTCTGATGAAGAGATATCCAATCTTAAAAAAGCATATAGAATATTGTTTAGACAAGGTTTACAATTAAAAGATGCCTTAGAAGAGCTTGAAAAAAATTTTAGTGAGGATAAGAATGTAAAATATCTAGTAGATTTTATAAAGAGCAGTGATAGGGGGATAGCTAGATAA
- the lpxC gene encoding UDP-3-O-acyl-N-acetylglucosamine deacetylase: MKRKTLRNIVEYDGIGLHKGEIIKMKLIPAKSGGIIFRMLNMPDGKNEILLDYRNTFDLTRGTNLKNKHGAMVFTIEHFLSALYVSGITDLIVELNGNELPICDGSAIKFLDLFEESGIIELDEDVEEIIVKEPVFLSKKDKHIVALPYPDGYKLTYVIRFEHTFLKSQLAEFEITKENYRKEIASARTFGFDYEVEYLKQNNLALGGTLENAIVIKKDGVLNPDGLRFDDEFVRHKMLDIIGDLKILNRPIRAHIIAIKAGHLIDIEFAKILDNIK, encoded by the coding sequence ATGAAAAGAAAAACTTTAAGAAATATAGTAGAATATGATGGAATAGGTTTACATAAGGGAGAAATCATAAAAATGAAACTTATTCCTGCTAAATCTGGTGGAATAATTTTTAGAATGCTAAATATGCCAGATGGTAAAAATGAAATCCTTTTAGATTATAGGAATACTTTTGATTTAACAAGAGGAACTAATTTAAAAAATAAGCATGGAGCTATGGTTTTTACAATAGAACATTTTTTATCAGCCTTATATGTTTCAGGAATTACTGATTTAATAGTTGAACTAAATGGAAATGAATTACCTATCTGTGATGGAAGTGCTATTAAATTTTTAGATTTATTTGAAGAAAGTGGCATAATTGAGTTAGATGAAGATGTGGAAGAAATTATAGTAAAAGAACCAGTATTTTTATCTAAGAAAGATAAGCATATAGTTGCATTGCCTTATCCTGATGGCTATAAATTAACTTATGTTATAAGATTTGAACATACATTTTTAAAATCACAACTTGCAGAATTTGAAATAACAAAAGAAAATTATAGAAAAGAAATTGCTTCTGCAAGAACTTTTGGCTTTGATTATGAAGTTGAATATTTAAAACAAAATAATCTTGCCTTAGGTGGAACATTAGAAAATGCGATTGTTATAAAAAAAGATGGAGTTCTAAATCCAGATGGTTTAAGATTTGATGATGAATTTGTGAGACATAAAATGCTTGATATTATTGGAGATTTAAAAATTTTAAACAGACCAATAAGAGCACACATTATTGCTATAAAAGCAGGACACCTTATTGATATTGAATTTGCAAAAATTCTTGATAATATAAAATAA